The following coding sequences are from one Methanococcoides orientis window:
- a CDS encoding triphosphoribosyl-dephospho-CoA synthase, with product MNLNYQGTTSKGLSCSGKSAASYIARCAQLAMILEVSASPKPGNIDRHHDYDDTRYEHFLASAVSISPVIEDAARGCTGIGESLKAAVNQSNSWQAGGNTHFGAFLLLIPLSMAAGELLEKDGSFDVGQLISRTHEIVMSTGTEDALDFYKCFSSAGVRVNDVDEFDLQDEGSLGSLGEKGVTLYDLMVISQGYDQIANEWVNGFKTCAYCAQTITRLMTAQDGKNLVPDINQAIVYTFLKLLSETPDTFIQTKTNIETAENVSMQAKSIISKIENNDYKMSLFWGDIETFDEDLLDRRLNPGSTADIIIAGIFITLLGGLRF from the coding sequence ATGAATCTTAATTATCAAGGTACAACATCCAAGGGACTGAGCTGCAGCGGGAAGTCTGCAGCATCATATATTGCACGTTGTGCCCAGCTTGCAATGATCCTGGAGGTCTCAGCTTCTCCCAAGCCGGGAAACATAGACCGTCATCATGATTACGATGACACCAGGTATGAGCACTTCCTTGCATCTGCTGTAAGCATCTCTCCTGTAATTGAAGATGCGGCCAGGGGATGCACAGGTATTGGTGAGAGCTTAAAGGCTGCTGTTAACCAGAGCAATTCCTGGCAGGCTGGCGGTAACACACATTTTGGTGCATTTCTTCTACTTATCCCGCTTTCCATGGCTGCAGGGGAGCTTTTGGAAAAGGATGGTTCTTTCGATGTGGGTCAGCTTATCAGTCGCACCCATGAGATCGTAATGTCAACGGGCACAGAGGATGCCCTGGATTTCTACAAATGTTTCAGTTCCGCAGGCGTGCGCGTGAATGATGTAGATGAGTTCGACCTTCAGGATGAAGGGTCCCTGGGCTCATTGGGGGAAAAAGGAGTTACATTATACGACCTGATGGTGATATCACAGGGGTATGACCAGATCGCCAATGAGTGGGTCAATGGATTTAAAACATGTGCATACTGTGCACAGACCATCACTCGCTTAATGACTGCTCAGGATGGTAAAAATTTAGTCCCTGACATAAATCAGGCCATCGTTTACACATTCCTGAAGTTGCTTTCTGAAACTCCGGACACGTTCATCCAGACAAAGACTAATATAGAAACAGCGGAAAATGTTTCTATGCAAGCAAAGTCTATTATTTCAAAAATAGAGAATAACGATTACAAAATGTCTTTATTCTGGGGAGACATCGAAACTTTCGATGAGGATTTACTTGATCGCAGATTAAATCCCGGGTCTACAGCAGATATCATAATAGCAGGCATTTTCATAACGTTGCTTGGGGGTTTGAGATTCTAA
- a CDS encoding methanogenesis marker 12 protein has protein sequence MFIGVDHGTNAMRFAGVVKGDIKTFELPRSEVASMSGSEILDSFTSNLGVDISDIELAAVTYSMGDGIAAIEDLNDVSSRGVISIEGVGKKTGAGTRVFDAIKESVIPAVLIPGIHSKSNTDPRMNVFSHSTSPEKIGIAYNAYCTGVDDFVVSDISSNTVTVGVCGGKLVGAIDACIFAPGTQHGPLDLEAIRDVDAGKCSANDAFMNAGVLSRSPYSSVNELLEALKGKEDEAVLAMDRISLFAAMEIAAMQVLMEDHGARGNVFLAGSMGEEDHVVGRIGRHIGVTPAVLGKWSASIGCAEIARDIAGGADRILGLDVNFSL, from the coding sequence ATGTTCATCGGGGTTGATCACGGTACGAATGCAATGCGTTTTGCCGGGGTCGTTAAAGGCGATATAAAAACTTTTGAACTCCCGCGTTCAGAAGTAGCAAGTATGTCCGGATCGGAGATCCTTGATTCGTTCACTTCCAATCTGGGTGTTGATATTTCGGATATTGAACTTGCTGCTGTTACCTATTCTATGGGTGATGGCATCGCTGCCATTGAAGACCTTAATGATGTATCATCCCGTGGAGTGATCAGTATTGAGGGTGTCGGCAAAAAGACCGGTGCAGGTACTCGTGTTTTTGATGCTATCAAAGAGTCCGTCATACCTGCAGTGTTGATCCCTGGTATCCATTCTAAAAGCAACACTGACCCCCGTATGAACGTTTTTTCACACTCAACGAGCCCGGAAAAGATCGGGATCGCATACAATGCCTACTGTACAGGCGTGGATGATTTTGTAGTTTCTGATATCAGTTCCAATACTGTGACCGTAGGTGTCTGCGGAGGAAAGCTTGTTGGTGCGATCGATGCCTGCATATTTGCTCCGGGAACTCAGCATGGTCCTCTTGACCTTGAAGCTATCAGGGATGTCGATGCAGGCAAATGCAGTGCAAATGATGCTTTCATGAATGCCGGCGTATTGAGCCGTAGCCCCTATTCAAGTGTTAATGAGCTTCTAGAGGCTCTGAAGGGCAAAGAGGATGAGGCTGTACTTGCAATGGACCGTATTTCACTTTTTGCAGCCATGGAGATCGCTGCAATGCAGGTCCTGATGGAGGACCATGGGGCAAGAGGTAATGTTTTCCTTGCTGGTTCCATGGGTGAAGAGGATCATGTTGTAGGCCGTATAGGAAGGCATATAGGCGTTACACCTGCTGTACTTGGCAAATGGAGTGCTTCCATTGGCTGTGCAGAGATCGCCCGTGACATTGCCGGTGGTGCAGATCGCATACTTGGACTTGATGTCAATTTTAGCTTATAA
- a CDS encoding methanogenesis marker 9 domain-containing protein, which produces MSDELFDLQIGYVKFSNPIALAPMAGVTNSEFANNYAKNAGLAVIGGYNLDGDTNIAAKALVENGRDEFITDTPLEFLENEAKAINIGSAVAFNVRSTTLEPLLKAAEIIKNAGGILELDAHCRQDEMVSIGVGEALMKDMPRLADWISKIKETGVVLSVKVRANVVDDIALARTIENAGADILHLDAMMEGAGADLGAILRVRDSTRMFLIGNNSILDFNDAKEMFSKGADMVSVSRGVLQDAHLIDHLVEEVTLLQEQMGWYNSPKHVCRGEGDLRGLAFCCLPVKPCAVHNKAGQLGYSPKEFANVKMEFAKGTPLEFGDSTCFGSLVWCCKISKPCYLRDGVLDLLDLSAADYMKLKKDLATYILDNAKKPVNES; this is translated from the coding sequence GTGAGTGATGAACTTTTTGATCTGCAGATTGGTTATGTTAAATTCAGCAACCCTATAGCTCTTGCACCAATGGCAGGTGTTACTAACAGTGAATTTGCAAACAATTATGCAAAGAATGCCGGTCTTGCTGTGATCGGCGGCTATAATCTGGATGGGGACACTAATATAGCGGCTAAGGCGCTTGTTGAGAACGGTCGGGATGAGTTCATAACCGATACTCCACTGGAATTTTTGGAAAATGAAGCTAAAGCTATCAATATTGGCAGTGCTGTAGCCTTCAATGTAAGAAGTACGACCCTTGAGCCGTTGCTCAAAGCTGCCGAGATCATAAAAAATGCCGGTGGGATCCTTGAGCTGGATGCCCATTGCAGGCAGGATGAAATGGTATCCATCGGTGTTGGTGAAGCATTGATGAAGGACATGCCAAGGCTTGCAGACTGGATCTCTAAGATCAAGGAAACGGGTGTTGTCCTTTCTGTAAAGGTAAGGGCAAATGTGGTCGACGATATTGCTCTTGCAAGGACCATTGAAAATGCTGGTGCCGATATTCTTCATCTGGATGCTATGATGGAAGGCGCAGGTGCGGACCTTGGTGCTATACTGCGTGTACGTGATTCTACAAGGATGTTCCTCATAGGAAACAATTCCATTCTTGATTTTAATGATGCTAAAGAGATGTTCTCGAAAGGTGCTGATATGGTCTCTGTCTCAAGAGGCGTGCTTCAGGATGCGCATCTTATTGATCATCTCGTTGAGGAAGTTACCCTGCTTCAGGAGCAGATGGGCTGGTACAATTCACCCAAACATGTCTGCCGTGGCGAAGGGGATCTTCGGGGACTTGCATTCTGTTGTTTGCCTGTTAAGCCGTGTGCTGTTCATAACAAGGCAGGACAGCTTGGCTACAGTCCTAAGGAATTTGCCAATGTCAAGATGGAGTTTGCAAAAGGCACTCCTCTTGAATTCGGGGATAGTACCTGTTTTGGTAGTCTTGTTTGGTGTTGTAAGATCTCAAAACCCTGTTATTTAAGGGATGGAGTTCTTGATCTGCTTGATCTTTCTGCAGCAGATTACATGAAACTGAAGAAAGACCTTGCAACTTATATATTAGATAATGCTAAAAAACCTGTGAATGAATCTTAA
- a CDS encoding nitrilase-related carbon-nitrogen hydrolase — translation MKPIKAAAIQMDISHCKKQDNINKALMLSEDAISHGAELIVLPEVFSTGFCYEELENSGESEPFPTIEQLRDFSKQNSCVMIGSIIQKHNNEEVQKNEKREREGVEVDIDIELKGKRGEEQGKNNFTNMGFCIENGDLAGTYTKTHPFGKEKGYFTPGDQIEPIHLKSHDLTIGLEICYEMRFPEIARKLAIEGSDILVTIAEFPNPREYQWRSLATARSVENQIYHIACNRTGADPSSTFFGASMILDPLGNVLADAKDKECFIIQEIDPEMMKDTRKAIPVFDDRRPELY, via the coding sequence GTGAAACCTATAAAAGCCGCGGCCATCCAGATGGATATTTCCCATTGCAAAAAACAGGACAACATCAACAAAGCACTCATGCTGTCCGAAGATGCAATTTCACATGGTGCAGAGCTCATAGTTCTTCCTGAAGTGTTCTCTACCGGATTCTGCTATGAAGAACTTGAAAATTCAGGAGAATCAGAACCCTTCCCTACCATCGAACAGCTGAGAGATTTCTCAAAGCAGAACTCATGTGTTATGATCGGATCCATAATACAGAAACACAACAATGAAGAAGTACAAAAAAATGAAAAAAGGGAAAGAGAAGGAGTAGAAGTAGACATTGACATTGAATTAAAAGGAAAAAGGGGAGAAGAACAGGGAAAAAACAACTTTACGAATATGGGTTTCTGTATCGAGAACGGTGATCTTGCAGGAACATACACCAAAACACATCCATTCGGAAAGGAAAAAGGCTATTTCACACCCGGCGACCAGATCGAACCGATCCACCTTAAAAGCCATGACCTTACCATCGGACTGGAAATTTGCTATGAGATGCGTTTTCCGGAAATTGCACGAAAGTTAGCGATCGAAGGTTCTGATATACTTGTAACCATTGCAGAATTCCCAAACCCAAGAGAATACCAGTGGAGGTCACTTGCTACGGCACGTTCTGTTGAGAACCAGATATACCATATTGCCTGCAACAGAACTGGTGCAGACCCCAGCTCTACGTTCTTTGGAGCCAGCATGATCCTTGACCCCCTTGGAAACGTTCTGGCAGATGCAAAAGATAAAGAATGCTTCATCATTCAAGAGATCGATCCTGAAATGATGAAAGATACAAGAAAAGCAATACCGGTCTTTGATGACCGGAGACCTGAACTTTACTAA
- a CDS encoding DUF447 domain-containing protein: protein MAKIDLDTFGINEGISEMIVTTYQGWSPNAAPMGIIRKDDELLVRLFKGSTTYSNVLAEHRLVANLVYDPLLFVRTTFGDIDASEFDVFTHDERGFAVLKDAVSWAVFECVDIKETSEALVAKLKPLHARMNKHVFRSVNRGFNLVIESCVHATRYELTNDEKYMRLIKAYSCTVNKCGGKAEKDAMKFLLNYLEGKK from the coding sequence ATGGCAAAAATTGATCTTGATACTTTTGGTATAAATGAAGGCATTAGTGAAATGATAGTGACCACCTATCAGGGTTGGTCTCCAAATGCTGCTCCAATGGGTATCATTCGTAAGGACGATGAGTTGCTTGTGCGACTTTTTAAAGGCTCTACTACATATAGCAATGTTCTGGCAGAGCACAGGCTCGTGGCAAATCTTGTCTATGATCCTCTGCTTTTTGTGCGTACAACTTTTGGTGATATCGATGCTTCTGAATTCGATGTTTTCACTCACGATGAACGAGGTTTTGCAGTACTCAAGGATGCAGTCTCCTGGGCTGTTTTTGAATGTGTTGACATAAAGGAAACGTCTGAAGCACTGGTGGCAAAATTAAAACCTCTCCATGCACGGATGAACAAACATGTTTTTAGATCGGTAAACCGCGGTTTCAATCTCGTTATTGAATCTTGTGTTCATGCGACACGTTATGAGCTGACAAATGATGAAAAATATATGAGGCTCATCAAGGCTTATTCCTGCACTGTGAACAAATGTGGCGGTAAAGCTGAAAAGGATGCAATGAAGTTTCTTCTAAATTACCTTGAGGGGAAAAAGTAA